One window of Oryza brachyantha chromosome 12, ObraRS2, whole genome shotgun sequence genomic DNA carries:
- the LOC102708116 gene encoding LOW QUALITY PROTEIN: AAA-ATPase ASD, mitochondrial-like (The sequence of the model RefSeq protein was modified relative to this genomic sequence to represent the inferred CDS: deleted 2 bases in 1 codon) produces the protein MALAVDDHEGVAMWWRKTKALPRANVITWSPRNAERRSYHLTFHRRHRALVENAYLPHVLAEGRAVTVRNRQRRLFTKNPAADWAASEDGRAWSHVKLDHPSTFATLAMDPARKQEILDDLDMFRDGKDYYASVGKAWKRGYLLFGPPGTGKSTMIAAMANFLDYDVYDLELTAVKSNIELRRLFIETTGKSIIVIEDIDCSIDLTGKRKRKKKKAKTSEKKKKMMPPWERDDEEEKKVTLSGVLNFIDGLWSACGGERIIVFTTNHKEKLDPALIRRGRMDVHVEMSYCCFEAFKVLAKNYLGVEQHEVFDEIRRLLGEVEMSPADVAENLMPRSKRKDVNGCLERLVKALHEAKLAVGAGKAVQEIDDEDSDSDCDSDPKEEEDKQ, from the exons atggccctcgccgtcgacgaccacGAGGGCGTCGCCATGTGGTGGCGCAAGACAAAGGCGCTCCCCCGCGCCAACGTCATCACCTGGTCCCCGCGCAACGCCGAGCGCCGCAGCTACCACCTCAccttccaccgccgccaccgcgcgctcgTCGAGAACGCCTACCTGCCCCACGTCCTCGCCGAGggccgcgccgtcaccgtccgCAACAGGCAGCGCCGCCTCTTCACCAAAAATCCCGCCGCCGACTGGGCCGCCTCCGAGGACGGCCGCGCCTGGAGCCACGTCAAGCTCGACCACCCCTCCACCTTCGCCACGCTCGCCATGGACCCCGCCCGGAAGCAGGAGATCCTCGACGACCTCGACATGTTCCGCGACGGCAAGGACTACTACGCCTCTGTCGGCAAGGCATGGAAGCGTGGCTACCTGCTGTTCGGCCCTCCCGGCACCGGCAAGTCGACCATgatcgccgccatggccaacTTCCTGGACTACGACGTGTACGACCTCGAGCTGACGGCCGTGAAGAGCAACATCGAGCTGCGGAGACTCTTCATCGAGACAACGGGCAAGTCGATCATCGTCATCGAGGACATCGACTGCTCCATCGACCTCACCGGCAAGCGCAAgcgcaagaagaagaaggcgaaGACGAgcgagaagaagaaaaagatgatgcCGCCGTGGGAGCGCGatgacgaggaggagaagaaggtgaCGCTCTCTGGGGTGCTCAACTTCATTGACGGGCTGTGgtcggcgtgcggcggcgagaggatCATCGTCTTCACGACGAACCACAAGGAGAAGCTGGACCCGGCGCTGATCCGGCGGGGCAGGATGGACGTGCACGTCGAGATGTCCTACTGCTGCTTCGAGGCGTTCAAGGTGCTGGCCAAGAACTACCTGGGCGTGGAGCAGCACGAGGTGTTCGACGAGATACGGCGGCTGCTAGGGGAGGTGGAGATGTCGCCGGCGGACGTGGCGGAGAACCTAATGCCGAGGTCCAAGAGAAAGGACGTGAACGGCTGCCTAGAGAGACTGGTTAAGGCGCTCCACGAAGCCAAGCTGGCCGTCGGCGCGGGA AAGGCAGTCCAAGAAATCGACGACGAGGACTCTGACTCTGACTGTGACTCGGATccaaaggaggaggaggataaGCAGTAG